The Myroides phaeus DNA segment TGGAATAGGACCTACACCTCTTTCACCATAAGCTAAATGAGCAGGAATAAAAACAATAGCTTTATCTCCTATTTTCATTTGCTCAATACCTTCAATAAAACCAGGTATTAAACCAGTTTTAGTTCCATATTTAAAAGGAATTGGAATGTATTGGTTGTAAGCAGCTCTTCTTGCGTCAAAAGTTCCAAAAGTTTTAGAAAGCTCTTCATTACTTGAATCGAACATAATTCCGTTTTCAAAGAAACCAGCATAATCGATCAATACTTCTTGACCGATATTCGGTTTAGCACCTTCACCTTCTTTTACAATTACGTAAGATAAACCAGAAGCCGTTTTTATAGCTTTAGCTTTTAATTCAGTGATTTTATCAGCTTGTTCTTTCTTTGCGTTATTCAATTTATCTTCACTTTCTTTTTTTGAAGCAGCCTCTTCTTCAAAGTATTTTTTAAAGACTTTTGCAGCATTGAATTTCTTAGCGTTTTTACCGATTCTAATAATTTTGATAGATTCGATTTTGTCCCCTTGTTCAATTGCATCTACTACATCTTGTCCTTTAACGGTGTAGCCAAATACAGAGTGCATATTATCTAAATGTGGAGTTGCCTTGTGTGTAATAAAGAATTGACTTCCGTTAGTAAAAGGTCCGCTATTAGCCATAGAAAGTGTACCTGCTTTATCGTGTTTTAAAGTTTCGTCAAACTCATCTTTAAATACATAACCAGGACCACCAGAACCAGTACCAGTAGGGTCTCCTCCTTGGATAACGAAGTTAGAAACTACTCTGTGAAAAGTAATTCCGTCATAATATTTTTTATCTTTGAATTGAGAGTCTACAAATGGATTATTTCCTTCTGCAAGAGAAACGAAGTTAGCTACAGTTACAGGAGCTTTTTCATATTCTAATTCAGCTACAATAGTTCCTTTTGACGTTTTAATGTCTGCGTAAAGTCCATCAGGTAAATCAGCTTTAGGTGATGCACAAGATGAAATTAAAGCAACAATACTTAATACTAAACTTGTCATTTTTTTCATATTAGTTAATAATTTTTTTCAATAGATTGTAATTCGATTGTAAAGATTAGAGGTTGGTTTTTATCAATTTTTTGTTTGTCTCCTAAATAGCTATAAGCTAAAATAGAAGGGGTAATAACTTTGATAGCTTCATTAGCCTTCATTAATTTTAAAGAGTGTCGAAGGACAGGTAAAATCTCTTCTTTGTCAACAAGATAATTCAGAGTACCAATATCATTTTTTGTGTATAATACACTATCTTGTAATGTACTTATGTTATACGTATAAGCTACTGTATTACCTGCAATAGGTCTAATAGAATCCTTCAATTCTCTTTTTAAATAAGTGTACCAAAAGCCATTTTTTGAATTGATGTAAGTGCTTTCAGGGTGTGTGTCAATGTAATTGGTAATTAAATCTTCCTCACTTTTAATTAACTCCATATTCATTTTAGCAGAAGAGTGTATTACATTCTCTTTTGACTTTGAGATTGGTTTTCTTGCTGGTTCATTTTGTGCACAACTAACAAAAAGGCTTAATAAAATAGGAAAACCTAAAAACTTAATACATTTAAACATAAAACTCGTTTTTGTGTTTTGATATAATTTCTTTGAATCTTTCGATTGTTTCTTGTAGTGATAAATTTGACTTACCACCAGCCGCATTAACGTGTCCGCCTCCTTCAAAGTATTTTCGAGCCAATAAATTAACATCGAAATTACCTTGAGAACGTAGGGAAATTTTGATAATCCCCTCGTCTTTGCGCTCAATAAAGAATAAAGTTAAGTCAATTCCTTTAATTGACAAACCATAATTAACAACTCCCTCCGTATCTCCTTTAACGTGTTTAAACTCGTTTAAGTCTTCATCTGTTAAGAATATGTACGAAGTATTTAACTCAGGAAGCAATACCATATTTTGTAAAGCTCTACCTAAAAGTTGTAATCTATTATAACTACTATTGTCAAAAAGATTGTTGTGAATTTGTGGGTTATCAATTCCTTTATCAATTAATGCAGCAATCACACGGTGAGTATTTGCATTGGTTTTAGGGAATCTAAAAGAACCAGAATCTGTTACAATACCTGTATAAATACAAGTAGCAGCATCTTTATCTATATATTTAGTGAAGTTAATCTTGTCTAAGATTGTATATAAAAGTTCACAAGTAGAACCAAATTCAGGATTAGAGAACGTTAATTCTGCAAAATTACCTGGCATTTGGTGATGGTCAATCATAACAAAAGGATTCGGTAATTTTTGCAACATTTTCTCCATATCATCTCCTGTTCTAAGAAGAACATTGAAGTCTAATGTGAATATATAATCAGAGTCAGCAATAAGTTTAGAAGTATTCTCTCTATTTTTATCATAGATTAAGATATCTTCACTTGCTGGCATCCAAGCTAAAAAATGAGGGAAATCGTTAGGAGCTACAACGTGTACATCATGTCCTATTTTTTTTAGAACATGATAAAGACCTAATGTTGAACCAATAGCATCCCCGTCTGGATTTCTATGGGGAATAATAGTAATCTTTTTTGGTGAGATTAGAATGCGTTCTAATGACTCTAAATTTTTTTCATTCATCATAATGCGAAAGTACATTATTTTGAGCTCAAAATAATGCGTTTTTCTTTAAAATGATATAAAACAAATAAATCAATAAAGAGATTTTATTATTGCGCTAAAGCTTTTAGTTCAGCTTTATCTTTTAGGATAATTTTTTTACCAGAAAGTTCGATAATCCCCTCTTTCTTAAGATCAGATAATAGTCTAATACAACTTTCTGTAGCTGTACCAACCATATTAGCTAAATCTTCACGTGAAAGTTGAATGTTTAAAGCATTTGTTTCTTGGTTTGTACCACCAACTTCTTCAAGTTTTAAAAGAATAATAGCTAAACGTTCTTTCACTGTCTTATGGGTATGATCAGCTAAGCCTTTATCAGCGTCTTTTAAGTGGTTACAAATGTCTCTGGTAACTAATAAAGAGAATTTATTGTTGTCAGTGAAGTAATCCATCATTTCCTTTTTAGGAATAAAACAGATTTGCATATCCTCAATAGCCGTAGCTGTAAGGTTAGAAGTTTCTTCATTGATGATAGAACGTTGGCCAAGTAAGTCCCCGTCTTTAGCAAGTTTTACAATAGTGTCTTTACCATTAGAATTTAGTTTTGTTAATTTACAAAAACCATCTTTGATACAATACACACCATTAAGGTTGTCACCTTCTGTAAAAATTGTCTCACCTTTTTTGACAATGAAGTGAGTTTTTGTTTCAGATATTGTTAAGAGTTCTTCCCTTGTTAATGCTTTTAAAGAACTAAACTCTCTAATTATACATTGCTCACATCTACCCATAACTAATAATTTGTGTTAAAAACTTTTTGCAAATGTACGTTTTTTTTATGATAAATATCATATATTCTGCTTTATTAAACGTAGACCTTTGTTAAAGGTATTTTGAGCATTTATTATGGATAAGAAGACGTGTTTTCATTGTGGTAATGAAGTTAACACATTCAACCGCATTGAATTTGATGAGAAGGAGTTTTGTTGCAATGGTTGCAAAACAGTTTACGAGATTTTTAGCGAAAATGATTTAGGGTGTTATTATGATATGGAGCTTACTCCTGGGGCAACTCCAGAAGATGCTAATGGTAAATATGACTTTTTAGATAAGGTAGATATCATTAATAAACTACTTGAATTTAATGAAGGTAGTACTAATATTGTGTCGCTTTACATTCCTCACATACATTGTAGTTCTTGTATTTGGATATTAGAGAATTTACACCGCTTGAATGATGGTGTATTACGTGTATTGGTTAATTTTCCAGAGAAAAAAGCAACGATTACATTTAATTCAGATAAGGTTACTTTAAAAGAGATTGTCTTGTTGCTAAACAAGATAGGATACGAGCCATATATCAGTTTAAAAAACTATGAAGAAAAACCTCAAGCTGTAGACAGAAGCTTGATGTATAAGATAGGTATTGCCTTTTTTAGTTTTGGAAATGTGATGATGTTATCGTTTCCTGAGTACTTTAATATTGATGATATTTGGATGCGTCAGTATAAAGACTTTTTTAGATGGTTAATTCTAATTTTATCTATGCCGGTTTTTCTTTATTCGGCATCTCCCTATTATGTAGCGGCGTGGAAAGGTATTAAAACAAAAAACTATACAATTGATATTCCAATGGCTTTGGGAATTATTGTAATGTTTTTACGTAGTACAATTGATATTGTATTTGATTTAGGACCTGGTTTTTTTGACAGTATGACTATGTTGGTCTTCTTTATGCTGTTAGGGAAACTATTTCAACAACGTACCTATAACTTTTTATCTTTTGAACGCGATTATAAATCGTATTTCCCGATTGCCATTACAAAATTAAGTGAAGGTGATATAGAAGAACCTGTTCAAGTGTACGATGTTGTCAAAGGAGATAGGTTGTTGATAAGAAATCAGGAGTTGATTCCTGTGGATTCGATTTTAATTTCAGGCAGTGCTTTTATAGATTATAGTTTTGTAACCGGAGAGGCAATTCCGGTTGAAAAGAAATCAGGAGATAAACTATTTGCAGGAGGAAAGCAAGTAGGTGATGTTGTGGAGATAGAAGCAATCAATACAGTGTCACAAAGTTATTTGACGCAATTGTGGAGTAATGATGTGTTTCAGAAGAAAGTGGATATGAAATACAAGACAATTACGGATACAATAAGTCATTATTTTACGCCTGTTTTACTAACAATTTCCATTTTAGCTTTTATCGGTTGGTCTTTTGTAGACTTGAATGCAGCATTTAATGTTTTTACAGCAATTTTAATTGTTGCTTGTCCTTGTGCATTAGCATTAACAGCACCATTTACATTAGGGAATGCCATTCGTATTTATGGTAGAAAGAAGTTTTACTTAAAGAACGTTACTGTTGTAGAGCAAATGGCTAAGGTAAATACGCTTGTATTTGATAAAACAGGAACAATTACAACGAATGCATCATCAGCAGTTAAATATATCGGTAGCGATTTATCGTTACAAGAACAAAGTGATATTAGAAATATAATTCGTGCATCGAATCACCCATTAAGTAGAAAATTATATAATTTCTTGACAACAAAAGTAGTTGTGAAGCCAGAGTTCTTTGAAGAGATCGCTGGAAAAGGGTTGATTGGAATCGTAAATGGACAGAAGTATTTAATCGGTTCTCCAATGTTATTAGGAGAGCAAAAAGAGAAAGTATTAAATGAAACAGCTGTCCATATTAAGATAAATGACGAGTATAAAGGGAAGTTTATTTTTGCCAATCATTATCGAGATGGGCTAAGTGAATTATTTTCAGAATTAGATCTAAGTGGTTATAAATTAGCTATTTTGTCTGGAGATAATGATGGTGAAGCTGCGATTTTGAAAGAAATGTTGCCTAAAGGAACACAATTAGTATTTAATCAAAAGCCAGAAGAAAAACTGGAATTTGTTAAGAAATTGCAGGAGTCAGGAGGCAATGTAATGATGGTAGGAGATGGTCTTAATGATGCTGGAGCATTGGCTCAGAGTAATGTAGGGGTTTCTGTGTCTGAAAATGTCAATGTTTTTACACCTGCGAGCGATGGAATATTAGATGCTAAAATGTTTGGAAGTTTGGCGTCATTCTTAAAATACTCAAAGAATTCTGTTAAAATTATCAAATTAAGTTATACCTTAGCGTTAACATATAATGTCATAGGTATCTCAGTATCAATTATGAATAAGATGTCGCCATTGGTGGCTGCAATCTTAATGCCTATAAGTACAATATCTATCATAAGTTTCGTAACAATTTTAAGTAATTATATGGCTAAGAAAAATATACGAAAAGGATGATAGAAAGATTTAGAATATGATACTTATCATATTTTAGAGAAAGGGTATATGTTAATTTTGTAACGTAAATAAAAGGTATGAGTGTTATTTATTTCTTAATCAGTATCAGCGTTGTTGTCGCTGGTATCTTTCTATACTTGTTCATCAAGTCCGTTAAGAGTGGACAGTTTGATGACTCGTATACTCCATCGGTACGTATGTTGTTTGACGATGAAGTAAAAATCACCTCAAAAGATTCGAAAGAAAAAAAGACTAACAATAAAAATCAAAAAGAAAATCAAATATAAACAACTATGGAAGTGCAACAATTTTATTATGACAACAAAATTGTAAAGAAATTTCTTTACGCTTCGATATTTTTTGGAGCAGTAGGGATGCTAGTAGGGTTACTGTTAGCAGTGATGTTTATATTTCCTAACTTAACCGATGGAATATCGTTCTTAAGTTTCGGGAGATTACGTCCTCTACACACAAATGCGGTAATTTTCGCATTCGTTGGTAACGCTATTTTTGGCGGTATTTATTACTCTTTACAAAGGTTATGTAAAGCCAGAATGTACAGTGATTTTTTAAGTAATCTTCACTTTTACGGATGGCAATTAATCTTAATAGGTGCAGTAATTACTTTGCCATTAGGGTTCACAACATCAAAAGAGTATGCCGAGTTAGAATGGCCAATTGACATTGCAATTGCAATTATTTGGGTAACATTTGGTATTAACATGATTATGACAATCATCAAGAGAAGAGAGCGTCATATTTATGTTGCTATTTGGTTCTACTTAGCTACATTCGTTACGGTGGCAGTACTTCACATCTTTAACTCATTAGAGTTACCAGTGAGTGCTTTCAAATCTTACTCAGTTTATGCTGGGGTACAAGATGCATTAGTTCAATGGTGGTATGGACATAACGCGGTTGCGTTCTTCTTAACTACACCGTTCTTAGGGTTAATGTATTACTACTTACCAAAAGCTGCTAATAGACCAGTTTATTCTTATAGACTTTCTATTATTCACTTCTGGTCATTAATTTTCTTATACATCTGGGCGGGACCTCACCACTTATTGTATTCAGCTTTACCTGAATGGGCACAAAACTTAGGAGTAGTATTCTCTGTTATGTTGATTGCTCCATCTTGGGGAGGTATGATTAACGGTTTGTTAACGCTTCGTGGAGTATGGGATAAAGTAAGAGTAGATCCTGTTTTAAAATTCTTCGTTGTAGGTATTACTGGATACGGTATGGCTACGTTTGAAGGACCAATGTTATCATTGAAAAACGTAAACGCTATTGCTCACTTTACTGACTGGATCGTAGCTCACGTACACGTTGGTGCATTAGCTTGGAATGGATTTATGACATTCGGTATGGTTTATTGGTTAATCCCAAGAATGGTAAAAACAGATTTATATTCTAAAGCATTAGCTAACTTCCACTTCTGGATTGGTACTTTAGGTATTATTTTATATGTGATTCCATTGTATGTTGCAGGTTTCTCTCAACACTTAATGTGGAAAGACTTTAATCCAGATGGTACATTAAAATATGGTAACTTCTTAGAAACTGTTACTGCTATTATGCCAATGTATGCGATGCGTGCAATTGGAGGAACATTATACTTAGCTGGGGTACTTGTATTAATTTACAACATCTACAAAACAGTTAAAGCTGGTCAACCAGTAGAAGATGAATTAGCTGAAGCACCTGCATTAACAAGAATTTCTGCGGGAAGATTAAAAGGAGAAGGATGGCACGTATGGTTAGAAAGAAGACCAATTCAGTTTACTATTTTAACTACAATTGCTATTTTAATTGGAGGTATGGTTCAGATTATACCAACAATCTTCGTTAAGTCGAATATTCCAACTATTACAAGTGTTAAACCGTATACTCCATTAGAGTTAGAAGGTCGTGACTTATATATTAGAGAAGGTTGTGTTGGATGTCACTCTCAACAGATTCGTCCTTTCCGTTCTGAAGTTGAAAGATACGGTGAGTATTCAAAATCAGGAGAGTATGTTTATGATCACCCATTCTTATGGGGGTCTAAGAGAACAGGTCCAGATTTAATGCGTGTTGGAGGTAAATATTCTGATAGCTGGCATTATAATCACATGTTTGACCCACAATCAACATCTCCAAACTCTATTATGCCAGGTTATAAATGGTTATTTGCTAACAAAGCAAAAGATTATTCTGACATTGAGAAGAAAATGAGCGTAATGAGAACATTAGGTGTTCCTTATACAGATGAAGATATTGCTAATGCAAGAGCTTCTATTAAAGCGCAAGCAGAAGGAATTGCACTTAATTTAGAAGGAGATCCAGATTATGTTAAATCATATGAGGATAGTAAAAAACGTGCTGAAGCAAAAGGAGAAGAGTTTGTTCCAATGAGCGAGCGTGAAATTGTAGCAGTAATTGCTTACTTACAACGTTTAGGTACAGATATTAAAGAAAGAGTAGAAGAATAATATAAAAAAGTGAATCAATATGCTAAAGTTCATTAAACATAATATGGAAACGATTGGAGGGATTGAAATCTTCCCAATTATTTCGCTACTCATTTTCTTTACTTTCTTTGTTGGACTTTTTATATGGGTTGCTACCTATAAAAAAGATACAATTGAAGAATTAAGCAATATGCCATTCATGGATGATGAAGAGCAAAATGTTGATCCTAATTCAAATTAATTATGAAGAAGTTTTTTCCAGTATATGTTAGAGTACCTCTTTTATTCGCGATTTTCTTTTTCGCAATAGAATGGATAATAGGGGGAGAAAGTGACAAGCCTGCATTTATGGAACATCCAGTTGTTCTAATCTTATTAGGTTTGTTCTTATTTGCTTTGATTGCTGTAGAAATTGTAGCATCGGCAACAAATAAGATTCTGGATCGTTTAATGACGCCAGAAGAAAGAGCTGCAAAAGCTAAAGAAGAGAGTCTTCCTTTTGCTGAGTCTCCATGGGTTAAGAGGTTAATGAAGAAATTAACTAACACAAAAGAAATCCATGAAGAAAGTGATATCATGATGGATCATGATTATGACGGAATTAAAGAGTTAGATAATGATTTACCACCTTGGTGGGTTGGATTATTCTACGTAACGTTCATTTTCGCTGTGATTTACTTATTAAGATTCCACGTATTTGACGGAGATAGTCAAGTTGTAGAATACGAAAAAGAAATGATCGCTGCTAAAGAGCAAGTAGAAGAATACAAGAAAACAGCTCCAGATATGCTAACTGCAGATCAAGCTGTATTCTCTGACGATCCTGCTGTATTGGCTGCTGGTAAACAGCTTTTCGATACAAACTGTGCAATGTGTCACAAAGCAGATGGTGGAGGAGCAATTGGACCTAACTTAACAGATGATCATTGGATTTTAGGTGGAGGTATGAAAAATGTGTTCAACACTATTTCTGAAGGAGGTCGTCCTGGAAAAGGGATGGTGCCTTGGAAAACAAACTTCAAACCATCTGAAATTGAAAAAATATCATCTTATGTAATTTCTCTAAATGGTACTACTCCGGCTGAAGCAAAAGCAGCAGAAGGTGATATCATTTGGTCTAAGGCTGATTTAGCAACTGAAGGAGGAGAAGCAGATGTAGCTCCTGCTGAAGAAAATACAGAAGCTTCAAGCGACAATACTGAAGTTTCGGCTGAATAGTCAGTAGAGAATAAATGTTCTTTTTGAGCAGATTTAAACTACAATAAAATATAAAAGGCTGAGTAGAGGTAACTCGCTCAGCCTTTTTTTAAAACACAATACTATGGCTACAGAAAAAGATGAGAGTTTCCGTGACTCCATAGGTACTATTGGTAAAGATGGGAAAAGAGTTTTTCTTCACCCTAAAAAACCTTCAGGACCTTTTTACAATAAACGTAAAATAGTTAGTTATTTATTAATCGCTTTTCTATTTGCGGCTCCATTTATTAAATTGAATGGGAATCAGTTTTTATTATTT contains these protein-coding regions:
- a CDS encoding peptidylprolyl isomerase, coding for MKKMTSLVLSIVALISSCASPKADLPDGLYADIKTSKGTIVAELEYEKAPVTVANFVSLAEGNNPFVDSQFKDKKYYDGITFHRVVSNFVIQGGDPTGTGSGGPGYVFKDEFDETLKHDKAGTLSMANSGPFTNGSQFFITHKATPHLDNMHSVFGYTVKGQDVVDAIEQGDKIESIKIIRIGKNAKKFNAAKVFKKYFEEEAASKKESEDKLNNAKKEQADKITELKAKAIKTASGLSYVIVKEGEGAKPNIGQEVLIDYAGFFENGIMFDSSNEELSKTFGTFDARRAAYNQYIPIPFKYGTKTGLIPGFIEGIEQMKIGDKAIVFIPAHLAYGERGVGPIPPNTDLVFELEMIAK
- the gldI gene encoding gliding motility-associated peptidyl-prolyl isomerase GldI, producing the protein MFKCIKFLGFPILLSLFVSCAQNEPARKPISKSKENVIHSSAKMNMELIKSEEDLITNYIDTHPESTYINSKNGFWYTYLKRELKDSIRPIAGNTVAYTYNISTLQDSVLYTKNDIGTLNYLVDKEEILPVLRHSLKLMKANEAIKVITPSILAYSYLGDKQKIDKNQPLIFTIELQSIEKNY
- a CDS encoding DHH family phosphoesterase; translated protein: MMNEKNLESLERILISPKKITIIPHRNPDGDAIGSTLGLYHVLKKIGHDVHVVAPNDFPHFLAWMPASEDILIYDKNRENTSKLIADSDYIFTLDFNVLLRTGDDMEKMLQKLPNPFVMIDHHQMPGNFAELTFSNPEFGSTCELLYTILDKINFTKYIDKDAATCIYTGIVTDSGSFRFPKTNANTHRVIAALIDKGIDNPQIHNNLFDNSSYNRLQLLGRALQNMVLLPELNTSYIFLTDEDLNEFKHVKGDTEGVVNYGLSIKGIDLTLFFIERKDEGIIKISLRSQGNFDVNLLARKYFEGGGHVNAAGGKSNLSLQETIERFKEIISKHKNEFYV
- a CDS encoding Crp/Fnr family transcriptional regulator, which encodes MGRCEQCIIREFSSLKALTREELLTISETKTHFIVKKGETIFTEGDNLNGVYCIKDGFCKLTKLNSNGKDTIVKLAKDGDLLGQRSIINEETSNLTATAIEDMQICFIPKKEMMDYFTDNNKFSLLVTRDICNHLKDADKGLADHTHKTVKERLAIILLKLEEVGGTNQETNALNIQLSREDLANMVGTATESCIRLLSDLKKEGIIELSGKKIILKDKAELKALAQ
- a CDS encoding heavy metal translocating P-type ATPase, whose product is MDKKTCFHCGNEVNTFNRIEFDEKEFCCNGCKTVYEIFSENDLGCYYDMELTPGATPEDANGKYDFLDKVDIINKLLEFNEGSTNIVSLYIPHIHCSSCIWILENLHRLNDGVLRVLVNFPEKKATITFNSDKVTLKEIVLLLNKIGYEPYISLKNYEEKPQAVDRSLMYKIGIAFFSFGNVMMLSFPEYFNIDDIWMRQYKDFFRWLILILSMPVFLYSASPYYVAAWKGIKTKNYTIDIPMALGIIVMFLRSTIDIVFDLGPGFFDSMTMLVFFMLLGKLFQQRTYNFLSFERDYKSYFPIAITKLSEGDIEEPVQVYDVVKGDRLLIRNQELIPVDSILISGSAFIDYSFVTGEAIPVEKKSGDKLFAGGKQVGDVVEIEAINTVSQSYLTQLWSNDVFQKKVDMKYKTITDTISHYFTPVLLTISILAFIGWSFVDLNAAFNVFTAILIVACPCALALTAPFTLGNAIRIYGRKKFYLKNVTVVEQMAKVNTLVFDKTGTITTNASSAVKYIGSDLSLQEQSDIRNIIRASNHPLSRKLYNFLTTKVVVKPEFFEEIAGKGLIGIVNGQKYLIGSPMLLGEQKEKVLNETAVHIKINDEYKGKFIFANHYRDGLSELFSELDLSGYKLAILSGDNDGEAAILKEMLPKGTQLVFNQKPEEKLEFVKKLQESGGNVMMVGDGLNDAGALAQSNVGVSVSENVNVFTPASDGILDAKMFGSLASFLKYSKNSVKIIKLSYTLALTYNVIGISVSIMNKMSPLVAAILMPISTISIISFVTILSNYMAKKNIRKG
- the ccoS gene encoding cbb3-type cytochrome oxidase assembly protein CcoS, with translation MSVIYFLISISVVVAGIFLYLFIKSVKSGQFDDSYTPSVRMLFDDEVKITSKDSKEKKTNNKNQKENQI
- the ccoN gene encoding cytochrome-c oxidase, cbb3-type subunit I; this translates as MEVQQFYYDNKIVKKFLYASIFFGAVGMLVGLLLAVMFIFPNLTDGISFLSFGRLRPLHTNAVIFAFVGNAIFGGIYYSLQRLCKARMYSDFLSNLHFYGWQLILIGAVITLPLGFTTSKEYAELEWPIDIAIAIIWVTFGINMIMTIIKRRERHIYVAIWFYLATFVTVAVLHIFNSLELPVSAFKSYSVYAGVQDALVQWWYGHNAVAFFLTTPFLGLMYYYLPKAANRPVYSYRLSIIHFWSLIFLYIWAGPHHLLYSALPEWAQNLGVVFSVMLIAPSWGGMINGLLTLRGVWDKVRVDPVLKFFVVGITGYGMATFEGPMLSLKNVNAIAHFTDWIVAHVHVGALAWNGFMTFGMVYWLIPRMVKTDLYSKALANFHFWIGTLGIILYVIPLYVAGFSQHLMWKDFNPDGTLKYGNFLETVTAIMPMYAMRAIGGTLYLAGVLVLIYNIYKTVKAGQPVEDELAEAPALTRISAGRLKGEGWHVWLERRPIQFTILTTIAILIGGMVQIIPTIFVKSNIPTITSVKPYTPLELEGRDLYIREGCVGCHSQQIRPFRSEVERYGEYSKSGEYVYDHPFLWGSKRTGPDLMRVGGKYSDSWHYNHMFDPQSTSPNSIMPGYKWLFANKAKDYSDIEKKMSVMRTLGVPYTDEDIANARASIKAQAEGIALNLEGDPDYVKSYEDSKKRAEAKGEEFVPMSEREIVAVIAYLQRLGTDIKERVEE
- a CDS encoding CcoQ/FixQ family Cbb3-type cytochrome c oxidase assembly chaperone, producing the protein MLKFIKHNMETIGGIEIFPIISLLIFFTFFVGLFIWVATYKKDTIEELSNMPFMDDEEQNVDPNSN
- a CDS encoding cbb3-type cytochrome c oxidase N-terminal domain-containing protein is translated as MKKFFPVYVRVPLLFAIFFFAIEWIIGGESDKPAFMEHPVVLILLGLFLFALIAVEIVASATNKILDRLMTPEERAAKAKEESLPFAESPWVKRLMKKLTNTKEIHEESDIMMDHDYDGIKELDNDLPPWWVGLFYVTFIFAVIYLLRFHVFDGDSQVVEYEKEMIAAKEQVEEYKKTAPDMLTADQAVFSDDPAVLAAGKQLFDTNCAMCHKADGGGAIGPNLTDDHWILGGGMKNVFNTISEGGRPGKGMVPWKTNFKPSEIEKISSYVISLNGTTPAEAKAAEGDIIWSKADLATEGGEADVAPAEENTEASSDNTEVSAE